The Microbacterium foliorum genome has a window encoding:
- a CDS encoding ATP-dependent DNA ligase, with product MRYVIPSPMLAKAAPTVPDPAKYAGGLLFEPKWDGFRGLLAWDGDSVEIGSRGAKPLTRYFPELVEAVPRILPQPCLLDGEIVVATGPVGAQRLDWEALSQRIHPAASRVATLATRTPAMFIAFDLLALGDEDLLTTPFEQRRARLETLMSEVAHPLHITRTTRDRDAAVRWLQEFEGAGLDGVVAKPLDQPYAAGTRTLIKVKHARTADVVALGYRIHRSGSGVGSLLVGLFDSDGTLRQVGGVAAWSDVRRRELIDELAPLVERDDAGAAVTDEGERSRFSGSKDVSFVRLRPERVLEVRYDQLEGSRFRHTVQFARWRPDRDARSCTYDQLDTVAGYDLADVLG from the coding sequence ATGCGCTACGTGATCCCCTCCCCGATGCTGGCGAAGGCGGCACCGACGGTGCCCGACCCCGCGAAGTACGCCGGCGGACTGCTGTTCGAACCCAAATGGGACGGTTTCCGCGGCCTGCTCGCGTGGGACGGCGACAGCGTCGAGATCGGCTCCCGCGGGGCCAAGCCGCTCACCCGGTATTTTCCGGAGCTGGTGGAGGCGGTTCCGCGGATCCTGCCGCAGCCGTGCCTGCTCGACGGCGAGATCGTCGTCGCCACCGGGCCGGTCGGCGCACAGCGCCTCGACTGGGAGGCGCTGAGCCAGCGCATCCACCCCGCGGCGTCGCGGGTGGCGACACTGGCGACCCGGACCCCGGCCATGTTCATCGCCTTCGACCTGCTCGCCCTGGGCGACGAAGATCTGCTGACGACGCCGTTCGAGCAGCGCCGCGCCCGACTCGAGACCCTGATGTCCGAGGTCGCGCATCCGCTGCACATCACACGGACGACGCGCGACCGCGACGCCGCCGTGCGCTGGCTGCAGGAGTTCGAGGGCGCGGGCCTCGACGGCGTGGTGGCCAAGCCCCTGGATCAGCCCTACGCCGCGGGCACGCGGACCCTGATCAAGGTCAAGCACGCGCGCACCGCCGACGTCGTCGCCCTCGGCTACCGCATCCACAGATCCGGGTCGGGCGTCGGCTCGCTGCTCGTCGGCCTGTTCGACTCGGACGGGACGCTGCGGCAGGTGGGCGGCGTCGCGGCCTGGAGCGACGTGCGCCGCAGAGAGCTCATCGATGAGCTCGCCCCGCTCGTCGAACGCGACGACGCGGGTGCGGCGGTGACGGACGAGGGCGAACGCTCGCGGTTCAGCGGCTCGAAGGATGTCTCGTTCGTGCGGCTGCGCCCCGAGCGCGTACTGGAGGTGCGCTACGACCAGCTCGAGGGATCGCGCTTCCGGCACACCGTGCAGTTCGCGCGCTGGCGCCCCGACCGCGACGCGCGATCGTGCACCTACGACCAGCTCGACACCGTCGCCGGCTACGACCTGGCCGACGTCCTCGGCTGA
- a CDS encoding phytoene desaturase family protein — MARATIIGSGPNGLAAAVTLARAGYEVRVLEASDTIGGGLRTLDSTLPGFRHDVCAAVHPSAVASPFFQAFGLSERIEWIHPDVSYAHPLDGGRAGIAWRDIERTAAALGVDERAWLALLRPLSTHVEGVADFTGNQMLRMPRQPLTALRFALRMLDQGTALAARTFRTEEAAALIAGVLAHPPTPLPTLAGAAAGLLLAAEAHAGGWVYPRGGSQQIADALVADLEAHGGSVESGHHVTDLDALDWGDPSRGDLLMLNTSPRLALTHPDVPARYARSIRGFRYGPGAAKVDFALDGPIPWTHPEVALAPTVHIGGTRAEVWRSENEVARGRVSERPYALTVQPSIFDPTRAPEGKAVLWAYIHVPHGSDLDATELITRQVERFAPGFRDLILAHHSVPASSREAINPSEIGGDILGGAFTIPQAIRRPILSTAPWRTPMRGVYLASASTPPGPGVNGMAGWHAARTAVHDAGSRVTLDDLFG, encoded by the coding sequence ATGGCACGCGCGACGATCATCGGCTCCGGACCGAACGGCCTCGCGGCGGCCGTGACCCTCGCCCGCGCGGGATACGAGGTGCGGGTCCTCGAAGCCTCCGACACCATCGGCGGCGGTCTCCGCACCCTCGACTCGACGCTCCCCGGTTTCCGGCACGACGTGTGCGCGGCCGTGCACCCCTCCGCCGTCGCCTCCCCGTTCTTCCAGGCGTTCGGTCTGTCCGAACGCATCGAGTGGATCCATCCGGACGTCTCGTACGCGCACCCTCTCGACGGCGGCAGAGCGGGCATCGCGTGGCGCGACATCGAGCGCACCGCAGCCGCGCTCGGGGTCGACGAGCGCGCGTGGCTGGCTCTCCTGCGCCCGCTCAGCACGCACGTCGAGGGCGTCGCGGACTTCACCGGGAATCAGATGCTGCGGATGCCCCGCCAGCCGCTGACCGCTCTGCGCTTCGCCCTGCGGATGCTCGACCAGGGCACCGCCCTGGCCGCGCGCACGTTCCGCACCGAAGAGGCCGCCGCACTGATCGCTGGCGTGCTGGCGCATCCTCCGACGCCGCTCCCCACCCTCGCCGGAGCAGCAGCCGGCCTGCTGCTCGCCGCCGAGGCCCACGCCGGCGGCTGGGTGTACCCGCGCGGCGGGTCGCAGCAGATCGCGGATGCCCTCGTCGCCGATCTCGAGGCACACGGCGGGTCCGTCGAGTCCGGGCACCACGTCACGGATCTGGACGCGCTCGACTGGGGCGACCCGTCACGCGGCGACCTGCTGATGCTGAACACGTCGCCCCGGCTCGCCCTCACCCACCCCGACGTCCCCGCCCGCTACGCGCGCTCGATCCGCGGCTTCCGCTACGGACCCGGCGCGGCGAAAGTGGACTTCGCCCTCGACGGCCCCATCCCCTGGACGCACCCCGAGGTCGCCCTCGCCCCGACCGTCCACATCGGCGGCACCAGGGCCGAGGTGTGGCGGAGCGAGAACGAGGTCGCCCGTGGGCGCGTCAGCGAGCGCCCGTACGCCCTCACCGTGCAGCCCTCGATCTTCGATCCCACCCGCGCGCCCGAGGGGAAGGCCGTGCTCTGGGCCTACATCCACGTGCCGCACGGCTCCGACCTCGACGCCACCGAGCTCATCACCCGCCAGGTGGAGAGATTCGCGCCGGGCTTCCGCGATCTGATCCTCGCGCACCACTCGGTGCCCGCTTCCTCGCGGGAGGCGATCAACCCGTCGGAGATCGGCGGCGACATCCTCGGCGGCGCGTTCACGATCCCGCAGGCGATCCGGCGCCCGATCCTCAGCACCGCCCCCTGGCGCACACCGATGCGGGGCGTGTACCTCGCTTCGGCCTCCACGCCGCCCGGACCCGGAGTCAACGGGATGGCCGGCTGGCACGCCGCACGCACCGCAGTGCACGACGCGGGGTCACGCGTGACGCTCGACGACCTGTTCGGCTGA
- a CDS encoding acyl-CoA dehydrogenase family protein → MSTAASPFPGERVSSYDITGRQDSDYYAVFADIPEADRSAWDRAKAYIDEVGPQMADAWDRAEYPLEAARRMGEMDLVVDGIEHASLTRLSPLAAGLVNMEISRGDGSLGTVLAVQGGLALRTLALFGSDEQQQRWLTALADSSVFGSFALTEPDHGSDSVSLETVARRDGEEWVIRGAKKWIGNGASGGITFVWARVDDESAPEHGAVRCFLVEQDTPGYTGTPIRGKASLRAIHQAHIVLDDVRVPLDAVLPGTKSFKDASIVLYATRSGVAWSALGHATACYEAALAYSRERIQFGKPLAKFQMVQERLTHMLEDLTAMQLYCRRLADLETAGELRPTQASLAKFHNTRAARRVASIARDLLGGNGILLENGVMQHMADIEAIHTYEGTESVQALLLGRDITGMSAFA, encoded by the coding sequence ATGAGCACCGCAGCATCTCCCTTCCCCGGCGAGCGCGTCTCGTCGTACGACATCACCGGCCGTCAGGACAGCGACTACTACGCCGTCTTCGCCGACATCCCCGAGGCCGACAGATCCGCCTGGGACCGCGCCAAGGCCTACATCGACGAGGTGGGCCCGCAGATGGCCGACGCCTGGGATCGCGCCGAGTACCCGCTGGAGGCCGCCCGTCGCATGGGCGAGATGGATCTGGTGGTCGACGGGATCGAGCACGCGTCGCTCACCCGGCTCTCCCCTCTCGCGGCGGGCCTCGTGAACATGGAGATCTCCCGCGGGGACGGCTCGCTCGGCACCGTGCTCGCCGTGCAGGGCGGGCTCGCTCTGCGCACCCTCGCCCTCTTCGGCTCGGATGAGCAGCAGCAGAGATGGCTCACAGCCCTCGCCGACAGCTCGGTGTTCGGATCCTTCGCCCTCACCGAACCGGACCACGGATCGGACTCCGTGTCGCTCGAGACGGTGGCGCGGCGCGACGGCGAGGAGTGGGTCATCCGCGGCGCCAAGAAGTGGATCGGCAACGGGGCATCCGGCGGCATCACCTTCGTCTGGGCTCGCGTCGACGACGAGTCCGCTCCGGAGCACGGAGCCGTCCGGTGCTTCCTGGTGGAACAGGACACCCCGGGATACACCGGGACGCCGATCCGCGGCAAGGCCTCGCTGCGCGCCATCCACCAGGCGCACATCGTGCTGGACGACGTGCGCGTGCCACTCGATGCCGTGCTTCCGGGGACGAAGAGCTTCAAGGACGCATCGATCGTGCTCTACGCGACCCGGTCCGGCGTCGCCTGGTCGGCACTCGGCCATGCCACCGCCTGCTACGAAGCAGCCCTCGCCTATTCGCGGGAGCGCATCCAGTTCGGCAAGCCTCTCGCCAAGTTCCAGATGGTGCAGGAGCGGCTGACCCACATGCTCGAGGACCTCACCGCCATGCAGCTCTACTGCCGCCGCCTCGCCGACCTCGAGACCGCGGGCGAACTCCGCCCCACGCAGGCATCACTGGCGAAGTTCCACAACACCCGCGCCGCCCGCCGGGTGGCGTCGATCGCCCGTGATCTGCTCGGCGGCAACGGGATCCTGCTCGAGAACGGCGTGATGCAGCACATGGCCGACATCGAGGCCATCCACACCTACGAGGGGACCGAGAGCGTGCAGGCCCTGCTGCTCGGCCGTGACATCACCGGGATGAGCGCCTTCGCCTGA
- a CDS encoding TetR/AcrR family transcriptional regulator yields the protein MHESAEPRTGVVAAALELFATQGFDQTSVEQIAKAAGVSRSTFFRQFGGKEDVVFADHEALLDKLREFLAEGHEDPWGAVCAASESVFAHFAHDPEMARRRYQIVRQVPVLREREIITVFRYERLFDDYLRSALPGIDPLDAVGFSALVTAVHNHVLRQLLRGKKKVPVSTLQTALADVRRRYGVPADSAAAAPDDLVVAVFPRSMPVAEVTRRLRTQLD from the coding sequence ATGCACGAATCCGCAGAACCGCGCACCGGCGTCGTGGCCGCAGCGCTCGAGCTGTTCGCGACGCAGGGTTTCGATCAGACCTCGGTCGAGCAGATCGCGAAGGCCGCAGGCGTCTCCCGATCGACGTTCTTCCGCCAGTTCGGCGGCAAGGAGGACGTCGTGTTCGCGGATCACGAGGCGCTGCTCGACAAGCTCCGGGAGTTCCTCGCCGAGGGACACGAGGATCCGTGGGGTGCCGTGTGCGCGGCATCCGAGTCGGTCTTCGCGCATTTCGCGCACGACCCGGAGATGGCTCGCCGCCGGTATCAGATCGTGCGTCAGGTTCCGGTGCTGCGCGAACGGGAGATCATCACGGTGTTCCGCTATGAGCGGCTGTTCGACGACTATCTGCGCAGTGCGCTCCCCGGCATCGATCCGCTCGATGCGGTGGGCTTCTCGGCGCTCGTCACCGCCGTGCACAACCATGTGCTGCGCCAGCTGCTCCGCGGCAAGAAGAAGGTGCCGGTGTCGACCCTGCAGACCGCACTCGCCGACGTCAGGCGACGGTACGGCGTGCCCGCGGACTCTGCGGCGGCGGCGCCCGACGATCTCGTGGTCGCGGTGTTCCCGCGCTCGATGCCGGTGGCCGAGGTCACGCGTCGGCTGCGCACGCAGCTCGACTGA
- the sucC gene encoding ADP-forming succinate--CoA ligase subunit beta — MDLYEYQARDVFEKYGVPVLAGIVADTPEEVRAAAEKIGGVVVVKAQVKTGGRGKAGGVKVAKTPDEAYEAAKAILGLDIKGHVVKRVMVAQGARIAEEFYFSVLLDRANRSYLSLCSVEGGMEIEELAVERPEALARVEVNPLTGIDKEKAVEIARAANFPEDLVEKVSDVFVKLFDVYKGEDATLVEVNPLVRTEEGDIIALDGKVTLDDNASEIRHPEHEALEDKDAADPLEAKAKASGLNYVKLDGEVGIIGNGAGLVMSTLDVVAYAGENHNGVKPANFLDIGGGASAEVMAAGLDVILGDPQVKSVFVNVFGGITACDAVANGIKGALETLGATASKPLVVRLDGNRVDEGRAILAEYAHPLVTLAATMDEGADKAAELANA; from the coding sequence GTGGATCTGTACGAGTACCAGGCACGAGACGTTTTCGAGAAGTACGGAGTGCCGGTTCTCGCCGGCATCGTCGCGGACACACCGGAAGAGGTGAGGGCGGCCGCCGAGAAGATCGGCGGAGTGGTCGTCGTCAAGGCTCAGGTGAAGACCGGCGGCCGTGGAAAGGCGGGCGGCGTCAAGGTCGCCAAGACCCCCGATGAGGCCTACGAGGCGGCGAAGGCCATCCTCGGCCTCGACATCAAGGGCCACGTCGTCAAGCGCGTCATGGTCGCGCAGGGCGCACGCATCGCCGAGGAGTTCTACTTCTCCGTGCTGCTCGACCGCGCCAACCGCTCCTACCTGAGCCTGTGCTCGGTCGAGGGCGGCATGGAGATCGAGGAGCTCGCCGTCGAGCGCCCCGAGGCGCTCGCGCGCGTCGAGGTCAACCCGCTCACGGGCATCGACAAGGAGAAGGCCGTCGAGATCGCCCGTGCGGCGAACTTCCCGGAAGACCTCGTCGAGAAGGTCTCCGACGTGTTCGTGAAGCTCTTCGACGTCTACAAGGGCGAAGACGCGACGCTCGTCGAGGTCAACCCGCTGGTGCGCACCGAAGAGGGCGACATCATCGCGCTCGACGGCAAGGTCACCCTCGATGACAACGCCTCCGAGATCCGCCACCCCGAGCACGAGGCGCTCGAGGACAAGGACGCCGCCGACCCGCTCGAGGCGAAGGCCAAGGCCTCCGGCCTCAACTATGTGAAGCTCGACGGCGAGGTCGGCATCATCGGCAACGGCGCGGGACTCGTCATGTCGACGCTCGATGTGGTCGCCTACGCCGGTGAGAACCACAACGGCGTGAAGCCCGCCAACTTCCTCGACATCGGCGGTGGAGCCTCGGCCGAGGTCATGGCCGCGGGCCTCGACGTCATCCTCGGCGACCCGCAGGTCAAGAGCGTGTTCGTCAACGTCTTCGGTGGCATCACGGCGTGCGACGCCGTGGCGAACGGCATCAAGGGCGCTCTCGAGACGCTGGGCGCCACGGCGTCCAAGCCGCTCGTCGTGCGTCTCGACGGCAACCGCGTCGACGAGGGCCGCGCGATCCTCGCCGAGTACGCGCACCCGCTGGTCACCCTGGCCGCCACGATGGACGAGGGCGCCGACAAGGCCGCCGAGCTCGCCAACGCCTGA
- the sucD gene encoding succinate--CoA ligase subunit alpha, producing the protein MSIYLNKDSKVIVQGITGGEGTKHTALMLKAGTQVVGGVNARKAGTTVSHTDKDGNAVELPVFASVAEAMKETGADVSIAFVPGAFTKDAMIEAIDAEIPLLVVITEGVPVGDSAEAWAYAQSKGNTTRIIGPNCPGIITPGEALVGITPANITGKGPIGLVSKSGTLTYQMMFELRDLGFSTAIGIGGDPVIGTTHIDALAAFEADPETKAIVMIGEIGGDAEERAADYIKAHVTKPVVGYVAGFTAPEGKTMGHAGAIVSGSAGTAQAKKEALEAAGVKVGKTPSETADLMRAIVEAL; encoded by the coding sequence ATGTCGATCTACCTCAATAAGGATTCGAAGGTCATCGTCCAGGGCATCACCGGCGGCGAGGGCACCAAGCACACGGCACTCATGCTGAAGGCCGGCACCCAGGTCGTCGGTGGCGTGAACGCCCGCAAGGCCGGCACCACGGTCTCGCACACCGACAAGGACGGCAACGCCGTCGAGCTCCCCGTCTTCGCCTCGGTCGCCGAGGCCATGAAGGAGACCGGCGCCGACGTGTCGATCGCCTTCGTGCCGGGTGCGTTCACGAAGGACGCGATGATCGAGGCCATCGACGCCGAGATCCCGCTGCTCGTCGTCATCACCGAGGGCGTCCCGGTGGGCGACTCGGCCGAGGCCTGGGCCTATGCGCAGAGCAAGGGCAACACGACCCGGATCATCGGACCGAACTGCCCCGGCATCATCACGCCCGGTGAGGCGCTCGTCGGCATCACGCCGGCGAACATCACCGGCAAGGGCCCGATCGGCCTCGTGTCGAAGTCGGGAACCCTGACGTACCAGATGATGTTCGAGCTGCGCGACCTGGGCTTCTCCACCGCCATCGGCATCGGCGGCGACCCGGTCATCGGCACCACGCACATCGATGCGCTCGCCGCGTTCGAGGCCGACCCCGAGACCAAGGCGATCGTGATGATCGGTGAGATCGGCGGAGACGCCGAGGAGCGCGCGGCCGACTACATCAAGGCGCACGTCACCAAGCCCGTCGTCGGCTACGTCGCGGGCTTCACCGCCCCCGAGGGCAAGACCATGGGTCACGCCGGCGCGATCGTCTCCGGGTCCGCCGGTACCGCACAGGCCAAGAAGGAGGCCCTCGAGGCCGCCGGAGTCAAGGTCGGCAAGACGCCGTCCGAGACGGCTGACCTGATGCGCGCGATCGTCGAAGCGCTCTGA
- a CDS encoding NCS2 family permease produces the protein MTTAPSPAPPHTEPAPANALDRFFEISRRGSTIGTEIRGGLVTFVTMAYIVILNPLILNTPDVDGNTLAGTAVAASTALTAGVMTILFGLVTRLPFAFAAGLGINAFLAFSVVGTVTWPEAMALVMINGVIIVLLAATGLRKMIFDAVPVQLKLAITVGIGLFIAFIGFVNAGFVTATNNPSPPVDLGIGGSVASLPTLLFVITLLLGGVLMALRVKGAILIALVGGTVLGAIVNAIWPFGLNFGLTGAIVGLPDLSLVGQVDFGFDLAKVSGVALVMFVFTLLFSNFFDAMGTMTGLAKEADLADAKGDFPRIKSALIVEGLGAIAGGGTSSSSATVFVESGAGIGEGARTGLATVVTGAMFLIAMFFTPLTSLVPGAVAAAALVLVGALMLSQIKNIDLSDFRVLLPVFLTATVMPMTYSIANGIGAGFVSWIVVNAFSGRAKTIHPLLWVVGVGFVVFFARGPIEALFGVA, from the coding sequence ATGACTACTGCCCCGTCCCCCGCCCCGCCCCATACCGAGCCCGCGCCCGCGAACGCGCTCGACCGCTTCTTCGAGATCAGCAGACGCGGATCGACGATCGGCACCGAGATCCGAGGCGGCCTGGTGACCTTCGTCACGATGGCCTACATCGTGATCCTCAACCCGCTGATCCTGAACACCCCCGATGTCGACGGCAACACGCTCGCAGGCACGGCGGTCGCCGCATCCACCGCGCTCACCGCCGGCGTGATGACCATCCTGTTCGGCCTCGTCACGCGTCTGCCCTTCGCGTTCGCCGCGGGTCTGGGCATCAACGCCTTCCTCGCCTTCTCGGTCGTGGGCACCGTGACCTGGCCCGAGGCGATGGCCCTCGTCATGATCAACGGTGTCATCATCGTGCTGCTCGCGGCCACCGGCCTGCGGAAGATGATCTTCGACGCCGTCCCCGTGCAGCTCAAGCTGGCGATCACGGTCGGGATCGGACTGTTCATCGCCTTCATCGGCTTCGTGAACGCCGGCTTCGTGACCGCGACCAACAACCCCTCTCCCCCGGTCGATCTCGGCATCGGCGGCTCGGTCGCCTCGCTGCCGACGCTGCTGTTCGTGATCACCCTGCTGCTCGGCGGCGTGCTGATGGCGCTGCGGGTGAAGGGAGCGATCCTCATCGCCCTCGTCGGCGGCACGGTGCTCGGTGCGATCGTCAACGCGATCTGGCCGTTCGGCCTCAACTTCGGTCTCACCGGAGCCATCGTCGGACTGCCCGACCTCAGCCTCGTCGGACAGGTCGACTTCGGCTTCGACCTCGCCAAGGTCAGCGGCGTCGCCCTGGTGATGTTCGTCTTCACCCTGCTGTTCTCCAACTTCTTCGACGCCATGGGCACCATGACCGGTCTCGCGAAGGAGGCCGACCTGGCGGATGCGAAGGGCGACTTCCCTCGCATCAAGTCGGCGCTGATCGTCGAGGGACTCGGCGCGATCGCCGGTGGCGGCACCTCGTCGTCGTCCGCGACGGTCTTCGTCGAATCGGGCGCCGGAATCGGCGAGGGCGCGCGCACCGGCCTCGCCACGGTGGTCACGGGTGCGATGTTCCTGATCGCGATGTTCTTCACCCCCCTGACCTCGCTCGTGCCCGGGGCGGTCGCGGCCGCGGCTCTGGTGCTCGTCGGCGCTCTGATGCTGTCGCAGATCAAGAACATCGACCTCAGCGACTTCCGCGTGCTGCTGCCGGTGTTCCTGACGGCGACCGTGATGCCGATGACCTACTCGATCGCCAACGGCATCGGCGCGGGCTTCGTGAGCTGGATCGTCGTGAACGCCTTCTCCGGCCGCGCCAAGACGATCCATCCGCTGCTCTGGGTCGTCGGCGTGGGGTTCGTCGTCTTCTTCGCCCGCGGGCCGATCGAGGCGCTGTTCGGCGTCGCCTGA
- a CDS encoding cell division protein PerM — MQRLLVALLAAFDAAIAAAVGLVVLLAPLTLLWTLSFGMTADWGALWPLTGTLWQFGHGVPLDLTLADDVLRAAGIAPQAASFALSVTPLAFLVFTLLFAARSGARAAKAGAWALGAVAGTAAFGLIATAVAFSTQISAARTDLALSIALPTVVYLVGAVGGGVRIAWEDGDGGLLDRLHDVVDSWGDWGPVLGASVRGTAFAVLGMVAVSGVAVAVMTLARGSEVVALFQAARVDALGATVLTLGHLAYLPTILVWAASWIVGPGFAVGVGTAVSPAGTQLGVVPGIPILGLLPENSSIWMLIVVILPIGAGAVAGWAVRSRLVWEGTPLATGPRAAIAVGIGVLTAAVGAVAAVLASGSMGPGRLSEAGPSAVLFALALGGEVLLGAAILLLSPRNRDELAEERTDRWVAEMTAADLGVGSRTDLPISDTVPTGPSSYDTAPLDDLGGVRAPRRNPADPLD; from the coding sequence ATGCAACGCCTCCTCGTCGCGCTCCTCGCCGCCTTCGATGCCGCCATCGCCGCAGCGGTCGGTCTCGTGGTCCTGCTGGCGCCGCTCACCCTCCTGTGGACGCTGTCGTTCGGCATGACCGCGGATTGGGGCGCTCTGTGGCCCCTCACCGGAACCCTGTGGCAGTTCGGACACGGGGTGCCGCTCGATCTCACGCTGGCCGACGACGTGCTGCGCGCGGCGGGCATCGCCCCGCAGGCGGCGAGCTTCGCGCTGTCGGTGACGCCGCTGGCCTTCCTGGTGTTCACGCTGCTGTTCGCCGCACGCTCGGGGGCGCGTGCGGCGAAGGCCGGAGCCTGGGCGCTGGGTGCGGTCGCCGGCACGGCGGCCTTCGGACTGATCGCGACCGCCGTGGCGTTCAGCACGCAGATCTCCGCCGCCCGCACCGACCTCGCGCTCTCGATCGCGCTGCCGACCGTCGTCTACCTGGTGGGCGCCGTGGGCGGCGGTGTGCGCATCGCCTGGGAGGACGGTGACGGCGGTCTGCTCGATCGTCTGCATGACGTCGTCGACTCCTGGGGCGATTGGGGGCCGGTCCTCGGAGCCTCCGTGCGGGGCACGGCCTTCGCCGTGCTCGGCATGGTCGCCGTCTCGGGGGTCGCCGTCGCCGTCATGACCCTGGCGCGCGGGAGCGAGGTGGTCGCCCTGTTCCAGGCCGCTCGCGTCGATGCGCTGGGGGCCACGGTGCTCACGCTCGGACACCTCGCCTATCTGCCCACCATCCTGGTCTGGGCGGCGTCATGGATCGTCGGGCCGGGGTTCGCGGTGGGCGTGGGGACGGCCGTGTCGCCGGCCGGCACGCAGCTCGGCGTCGTTCCCGGCATCCCGATCCTGGGGCTGCTTCCCGAGAACTCTTCGATCTGGATGCTCATCGTCGTGATCCTGCCGATCGGCGCGGGCGCCGTCGCCGGGTGGGCCGTCCGCTCCCGGCTCGTCTGGGAGGGCACGCCGCTGGCGACAGGACCGCGGGCGGCGATCGCGGTCGGAATCGGCGTGCTCACCGCGGCCGTCGGCGCTGTCGCCGCGGTGCTCGCGAGCGGCTCGATGGGACCTGGACGTCTGTCCGAGGCCGGTCCCTCCGCGGTGCTCTTCGCTCTGGCGCTCGGCGGTGAGGTGCTTCTGGGCGCGGCCATCCTCCTGCTCTCGCCGCGGAATCGCGACGAGCTGGCCGAGGAGCGCACCGACCGCTGGGTGGCCGAGATGACCGCGGCAGATCTCGGTGTCGGCAGCCGCACCGATCTGCCGATCTCTGACACGGTCCCGACCGGTCCCTCCTCCTACGACACTGCGCCCCTGGACGACCTCGGCGGCGTCCGTGCACCGAGGCGGAACCCCGCCGATCCGCTCGACTGA
- the purN gene encoding phosphoribosylglycinamide formyltransferase, producing the protein MLTVAVLISGTGSNLRALLEAARHPDFPARVVVVGADREADGLAHAEEFGIPSFTVPWHEHGSREAWGEELGRQLAVWNADLVVLSGLMRLLPAGLVADLSPRLINTHPAYLPEFPGAHGVRDALAAGVSETGASVIVVDDGIDTGPILAQERVPVLADDTEHTLHERIKPVERRLLIDVVRRIATGELSLTAAS; encoded by the coding sequence GTGCTCACGGTCGCCGTTCTCATCTCGGGCACCGGCTCGAACCTTCGCGCCCTCCTCGAGGCCGCTCGTCACCCCGATTTTCCTGCGCGGGTGGTGGTCGTCGGTGCCGACCGCGAGGCCGACGGGCTGGCCCACGCCGAGGAGTTCGGCATCCCCAGCTTCACCGTCCCCTGGCACGAACACGGGTCGCGCGAAGCGTGGGGCGAGGAGCTCGGGCGCCAGCTCGCCGTCTGGAACGCCGATCTCGTCGTGCTCAGCGGCCTGATGCGGCTGCTGCCCGCCGGACTCGTCGCCGATCTCTCGCCGCGTCTGATCAACACCCACCCCGCGTACCTCCCGGAGTTCCCGGGCGCGCACGGAGTGCGAGACGCCCTCGCCGCCGGGGTCTCCGAGACCGGCGCGAGCGTGATCGTCGTCGACGACGGCATCGACACGGGACCGATCCTCGCGCAGGAGCGGGTGCCGGTCCTCGCCGACGACACCGAGCACACCCTCCACGAGCGCATCAAGCCCGTCGAACGCCGACTGCTCATCGACGTGGTGCGCCGCATCGCCACCGGTGAGCTGTCGCTGACCGCCGCATCCTGA